The following proteins are encoded in a genomic region of Ornithinibacillus sp. 4-3:
- a CDS encoding DUF2577 domain-containing protein gives MASLGQLIKKMAKESMEAGKPLQLVEGVIQSTSPITLKLKQNEKLIIPSDFILVAHHLKSHTRVATISTSSVGETMTEAGDPNHTHNIQSITLNNAHIQFASALQTGDKVMVAVIQGGQSFFIIDKF, from the coding sequence ATGGCTAGTTTAGGACAATTAATAAAAAAAATGGCAAAAGAATCTATGGAAGCGGGAAAACCATTGCAACTTGTTGAAGGTGTGATTCAATCTACATCTCCTATCACATTAAAACTGAAACAAAATGAAAAGCTGATTATTCCCAGCGATTTTATTCTTGTAGCACATCATTTAAAAAGCCATACAAGAGTAGCAACAATATCAACTTCCAGTGTTGGCGAAACAATGACAGAGGCAGGGGATCCAAATCATACACATAACATTCAATCGATAACATTGAACAATGCCCACATACAATTTGCAAGTGCATTACAAACAGGTGATAAAGTAATGGTTGCTGTCATTCAAGGCGGGCAATCATTTTTTATTATCGATAAATTTTAG
- a CDS encoding phage tail tube protein, which produces MALRSRDVISGKEGRLFLDGEEMAHIKTFEATVEKNKEEVPIMGRRMMGHKTNGGSGSGTMTFHKVTSQFVKIMHGYVKTGIDPYFTVQSVLDDKTSGRGTERVSLFDVNFDSAKIAGLDVESAALEEEVPFTFEDFDIPEELKSDFN; this is translated from the coding sequence ATGGCATTACGATCTAGAGATGTAATAAGCGGAAAAGAAGGACGTTTATTTTTAGATGGAGAAGAGATGGCTCACATCAAAACTTTTGAAGCCACTGTAGAAAAAAATAAAGAAGAAGTACCGATTATGGGCCGTCGTATGATGGGTCATAAAACTAATGGAGGAAGTGGATCAGGCACAATGACTTTTCATAAAGTCACCTCTCAGTTTGTAAAGATCATGCATGGATACGTTAAAACTGGTATTGATCCATATTTTACAGTGCAGTCTGTGCTAGATGATAAAACATCAGGACGAGGCACAGAACGTGTGTCATTATTTGATGTTAACTTTGATAGTGCAAAAATTGCTGGATTAGATGTTGAGTCAGCAGCACTTGAGGAAGAAGTTCCATTTACATTTGAAGATTTCGATATCCCAGAAGAATTGAAATCAGATTTCAATTAA
- a CDS encoding phage portal protein yields the protein MDISRTEVEDTMIELYLVKPNEMIEIPTESITWTGQRYKAARKIMANVLYTDKGGLQYTKVEEGNTVLFKWKGKELFRGTVFSKNKSKSGLLNLVAYDMLHFLLVNKDVYVFNKRRADQIITRICRDFQIPYASIANTGTVLNEIHTNEMTLYDMALSAIINTEKQSGIRYNLLSEKGKLILEEQKIPSDQWVLETGVNLIDYNYSTSIEETATQVKLVSGDEKTPISVTVTDSDGQKKFGVLQHFEKVTDQLNRAQMTSRANTLLNQKKGIQKELDTTSLGIPEIISGKPIYVIENEIGVKGTHYVDEDTHTFKGEHHEMQLKLITRNTRAVL from the coding sequence TTGGATATTTCCAGGACAGAAGTTGAAGATACCATGATTGAATTATACCTAGTAAAACCTAATGAAATGATTGAAATTCCTACTGAATCTATTACATGGACTGGTCAGCGATACAAGGCAGCTAGAAAAATCATGGCTAATGTTCTATATACTGACAAAGGCGGTTTACAATACACGAAAGTGGAGGAAGGCAACACCGTTCTTTTTAAATGGAAAGGTAAAGAATTGTTCCGTGGAACTGTGTTTAGTAAGAATAAATCAAAAAGTGGTCTACTTAACCTTGTTGCCTATGACATGCTCCACTTTTTGCTTGTAAACAAGGATGTCTATGTATTTAATAAGCGACGTGCTGATCAGATCATTACTCGTATTTGTCGAGATTTTCAGATTCCATATGCTTCAATCGCTAATACTGGTACTGTATTAAACGAAATTCACACAAATGAAATGACATTATATGACATGGCTCTCAGTGCAATAATAAACACTGAAAAGCAGAGTGGGATAAGATATAACCTTCTTTCAGAAAAAGGAAAATTAATACTAGAAGAACAAAAGATACCTAGTGATCAATGGGTATTGGAAACAGGTGTTAATTTAATAGATTACAACTATTCCACATCGATTGAAGAAACGGCAACACAAGTTAAATTAGTCAGTGGAGATGAGAAAACCCCTATATCGGTTACAGTGACTGATAGTGATGGTCAAAAGAAATTTGGTGTATTACAGCATTTTGAGAAAGTGACTGATCAATTAAATAGAGCGCAGATGACAAGCAGGGCAAATACATTACTAAATCAAAAGAAGGGTATCCAAAAAGAGTTAGATACTACTTCCTTGGGAATCCCTGAGATTATCAGCGGGAAGCCTATCTATGTTATTGAAAATGAAATAGGTGTCAAAGGCACTCATTATGTTGACGAGGATACCCATACTTTCAAAGGGGAACATCACGAAATGCAATTGAAATTGATAACTCGAAATACAAGGGCGGTATTGTAA
- a CDS encoding DUF2634 domain-containing protein, whose product MLSPEIEIEDFDSDELEEETSRTYRIDWEKGIITNELISGQEAILQYIYISLRTPRFAHSIYSDETGSELDELLSDKEVSPDFIEMEIPRIIEEALIFDERIDSVSDFELKRIDDELHVKFTVTSIEGELNIEEVL is encoded by the coding sequence ATGCTGTCACCAGAAATTGAGATAGAAGATTTTGATAGTGATGAATTGGAAGAAGAAACATCCAGAACATATCGAATTGATTGGGAAAAAGGGATCATCACCAATGAGTTGATATCTGGACAAGAAGCCATATTGCAATACATTTATATTTCCTTAAGAACACCAAGGTTCGCTCATTCTATTTATTCAGATGAAACTGGGTCTGAATTGGATGAACTTCTATCAGATAAAGAAGTTTCTCCTGATTTCATAGAAATGGAGATTCCAAGGATAATTGAAGAGGCTCTTATTTTTGACGAACGTATAGATAGTGTTTCGGATTTTGAATTGAAGAGAATCGATGATGAATTGCATGTTAAGTTTACTGTTACCTCCATTGAAGGAGAATTGAACATAGAGGAGGTGCTTTAA
- a CDS encoding phage portal protein, with translation MTENHENTFENQEENKVVANDITFFMPGNFEEAEVVESPISKRFKDNEGKIIPFRFKPLSTERVDEIEELNQKTVRQKGKILGRETDFARFIAHVAVETTIYPNFKDEKFRQAYGTQDPIEIAKKVLNVAGEYSNWIAKISEVNGFDDTIDELEEAAKN, from the coding sequence ATGACTGAAAACCATGAAAATACATTTGAAAATCAAGAAGAAAACAAGGTTGTAGCAAACGATATTACTTTTTTTATGCCGGGGAATTTTGAAGAGGCAGAAGTTGTAGAATCTCCGATTTCTAAGAGATTTAAAGATAATGAAGGAAAAATTATTCCATTTCGTTTCAAACCACTTTCTACAGAACGAGTTGATGAAATCGAAGAATTAAACCAAAAAACAGTTAGACAGAAAGGCAAAATTCTTGGGAGAGAAACAGATTTTGCACGCTTCATTGCTCATGTAGCAGTTGAAACTACTATTTACCCTAATTTTAAAGATGAAAAATTCCGTCAGGCATATGGAACGCAAGATCCTATTGAAATTGCTAAAAAAGTGCTAAATGTAGCTGGAGAATATAGTAATTGGATTGCAAAAATTAGTGAAGTAAATGGGTTTGATGATACTATCGACGAGCTTGAGGAAGCAGCAAAAAACTAA
- a CDS encoding LysM peptidoglycan-binding domain-containing protein produces MSKSVYEIWLSTADNKERLRLPVLPSSVSLSIGNKNESVDISNLGEITIIQDPAPKTIQFSSFFPAHKTPLVEYNNFPKPWDAVHKLEKWQKDKKPLRIVVTKTKINIPVSIESFDYNETAGAVGDISYDLSLKEFKFISIRKIKVKVQKPKKPKPKRPNPKPKPRTHTVKRGDTLWDLARKYYGNSLEWRKIWNANKDMMVKRDKRNLKQPGHWIFPGQKLKIP; encoded by the coding sequence ATGAGTAAAAGTGTATATGAAATTTGGTTATCTACAGCCGACAATAAGGAAAGACTGCGCTTGCCAGTTCTTCCTTCGTCGGTTTCTTTGTCTATTGGAAATAAAAATGAATCGGTTGATATTTCTAATTTAGGTGAAATTACTATTATTCAGGATCCAGCACCTAAAACGATTCAGTTTTCATCATTTTTCCCTGCACACAAAACACCATTAGTGGAATACAACAATTTTCCAAAACCATGGGATGCTGTGCATAAATTAGAAAAGTGGCAGAAAGATAAAAAACCGCTTCGTATTGTTGTGACTAAAACTAAAATAAATATACCAGTATCTATTGAAAGTTTTGATTACAATGAAACTGCTGGTGCGGTTGGTGATATCTCTTATGATTTATCATTAAAAGAATTTAAGTTTATTTCTATTAGAAAAATAAAAGTAAAAGTTCAGAAGCCTAAAAAGCCAAAGCCTAAACGACCTAATCCTAAACCAAAACCACGAACACATACAGTTAAGCGTGGAGACACGTTGTGGGATTTAGCAAGAAAATACTATGGAAACAGTCTAGAATGGCGAAAAATATGGAATGCCAATAAGGATATGATGGTTAAACGGGATAAAAGGAATCTAAAGCAGCCAGGTCATTGGATATTTCCAGGACAGAAGTTGAAGATACCATGA
- a CDS encoding baseplate J/gp47 family protein, which yields MDEEQSYEAILERMLERVPADIDKRENSVIWNALAPEAAELAMVYIWIRQILNLIYADTAEGEYLERRTAEFGTNRKRATVAIRRGLFFGEEEIPFDIPIGSRFFIDNLYYVATERLSSGQYTLACESLGEQGNNPSGELLSLNTIPGLEKAIMTDIIAAGEEEEADESLRTRHYQMVNEPAFGGNKSDYRHKINAINGVGGTKVIPTWNGGGTVKCVLIGANFLKPDPTLISSIQEIIDPEGNQGQGIGVAPIGHVVTIEAVEEAPIEIETSLTLESGVSIRSVEDNIKEVCEQYMHDLRITWQDRDELDLVVRISQIESRILNVSGVLDVANTLLNGQGSNIEVSSDNIPILEGVILSESTS from the coding sequence TTGGATGAAGAACAAAGTTATGAAGCTATATTAGAACGTATGCTTGAGAGAGTACCTGCAGACATCGATAAACGTGAGAATAGTGTAATATGGAATGCTTTAGCTCCAGAAGCAGCTGAATTGGCTATGGTCTATATTTGGATAAGGCAGATACTGAATTTAATATATGCAGATACAGCTGAAGGTGAATACCTAGAACGGCGAACTGCTGAATTCGGTACCAATCGTAAAAGAGCAACAGTAGCCATTAGAAGAGGATTATTTTTCGGAGAAGAGGAGATACCATTCGACATTCCTATAGGAAGTCGTTTTTTTATTGATAATTTATATTATGTGGCTACAGAAAGGTTATCATCTGGCCAATATACTCTTGCTTGTGAATCCCTAGGAGAACAAGGAAATAATCCCAGTGGTGAACTTTTATCATTAAATACTATTCCAGGTCTAGAGAAAGCTATCATGACTGATATCATTGCTGCTGGCGAGGAAGAAGAAGCAGATGAATCTTTAAGAACACGCCATTATCAAATGGTTAATGAACCAGCATTTGGTGGTAACAAATCTGATTACCGTCATAAAATCAACGCTATTAACGGTGTGGGAGGAACAAAGGTTATACCAACATGGAATGGTGGTGGAACTGTTAAATGTGTGTTGATTGGGGCTAATTTTTTAAAACCTGACCCAACGCTCATATCATCAATCCAAGAAATAATAGACCCTGAAGGTAATCAAGGGCAAGGTATTGGTGTTGCTCCTATTGGTCATGTTGTAACCATAGAGGCGGTTGAAGAAGCTCCGATTGAAATTGAAACTTCTCTAACTTTAGAAAGTGGTGTATCTATTCGGAGTGTAGAAGATAACATCAAAGAAGTATGTGAGCAATATATGCATGATCTGCGGATAACATGGCAGGATCGGGATGAGTTAGATTTAGTAGTAAGAATTAGTCAAATCGAGTCCCGAATACTAAATGTATCGGGTGTTTTGGATGTGGCTAATACACTATTAAATGGACAAGGATCTAATATTGAAGTTAGCTCAGATAATATTCCTATTTTAGAAGGAGTGATATTGAGTGAATCGACTTCTTGA
- a CDS encoding peptidoglycan DD-metalloendopeptidase family protein, with protein sequence MAKLTARFDLQDRITKKLKAINDNAKKLEKSRSQLNKPITLKVRDQATKNLTKIHRFVLKEIAKKHTMLVTLRDQATKPLNKLNTFLKRKMPRTHDLIVKAQDRTKTVLEKIRKYLGKNILGIHMLEVVARDKAMPTLHKIANYAKRALSKGYNFSVRAIDIATKTVGRIASFARTSIPKYRDFSIRAFDKTARIIGSVKRALFSIPTVITVTLAAVGVSKLKDATLGASMNFEGYRTSMEHWLGGNTKQADELVTWMGQFADKTPFSSPDLFPALARGVGLAGGNVSEAQKLLTIATNMASLTPGRTVEDAMEALGGAQMGEFEMLKGYNIKMSKDKYDSIGGWDGLVKEIDSKFEGGAEKLSATSAGILATLAGYRGSIFRSLGDGLLEPMKPRLNAISDWLDNNQETWGKWKKTVQKAGEDASEWLFSKLENAFSHIRINYLENDDFKKLDFEGKVKFIMDDLSVWWDKTGKPLLLDISKSVGKAVFDGVVWGISEGFKGLGSMWADAFKDPSVGGFTSAGLATAVAGSILSLVLGPLFRGISGIFKAGKWFWDQGKKVGGLFSKGTRKTPPVVTPVPKGKGGNIPKGGPIGKRGKPVYTQPWFGKGNKVDLPNANDFKNVSKLGGLGKVLGKLKIPVIGTTLGTLSLFGADKGEIPGILGGMSGGIGGSSLGATIGTAIMPGIGTLIGGLLGGVFGSFGGEAITTWVADNWSNITTFVSDAGTFIKDGFSKTTELISDTIFNGSWWSDKWQDIKKKTEGTVFDGAWWTGKWDKIKEKTEGTIFDGSWWSSKWDDTKNWASEKWSNATDLWNKTKETIGNTLFSGDWWSKKWNNVKDFATSTFLSASWWAEQAGFVWGYLEGTIFSGEWWSGHWDKVKELTEGTIFDGAWWSEKWTAVTDWASEKWEGAQAIWDSITTKIGETVFNGEWWRGHWDSVKAWGQEKWDSAQEVWDSVKERMKNTIFNGEWWLGHWDSVKAWAQKKWDSAQEIWDSVTTKINETIFNGEWWKGHWDSVKGWAQSKWDEAQVIWDSIKEKWEKSIFHKDYWIKKWDDVTAWTADKWDKAKEIWENVKEGLGNTLFSKDWWVDGWNDVVGWTQKTLGKVGDWVGGLIDGVKESFATGREKGKKAAKGESKPSPKPTSSGIGVGAISGISPSKQYANGGMINRPHLGLVDEAGPEMIIPLSESRRNRAMDLYNQTGKMLGVRPYADGGKVGGSVVTPKAQTLEASVNIGSLSVRSVNKEAKLYGEAFTGSVAKGINNNIISLNNWKKNNIENPMQGVIQEAVGFGSSTVTSFSRGQNTTPTKTNAYLDKQVRNPFKVIEGGASAHGSSTISKFRAGQNATQTGTRLYLVSNVHTPFEETKAKGSGWGSGAIGEFVAGMKSKAVDVEKTASILAESVEQAFRRKLGIHSPSRVLYGLGVDSNQGFVNGLGAIDLEKFANKQVSGLIGVYASQAPNFGSAFTMSSGFGPRKSPGGIGSTNHKGVDFAASMGTPIPAQAPGMVSFAGWQGGYGNIVRITGIDGMEYLYAHNSKNLVTRGDIVSKGQIIGLVGSTGNSTGPHVHYETRRNGQAINPMAMAGLFNTSKVKGYWTGTRGPLRSGQTAWVGERGPELINLPRGSEVLSNRESKRVSSDHVAAATGVSRGRSSSVKKRDIVIQFNGDNNLYNDQDTDNFVGKVKKAVEEILTDEYNEGGELVINE encoded by the coding sequence ATGGCCAAACTGACGGCAAGATTTGACTTGCAAGATCGTATCACTAAAAAATTAAAAGCTATAAATGATAATGCCAAAAAGCTAGAAAAATCTAGATCTCAGCTTAATAAACCTATCACTTTAAAAGTGCGAGATCAGGCAACTAAAAACTTAACAAAAATTCATAGATTTGTTCTTAAAGAGATAGCAAAGAAACATACAATGCTTGTTACATTAAGAGATCAAGCGACTAAACCTTTAAATAAACTTAATACATTTTTGAAGCGGAAAATGCCGAGGACTCACGATTTAATAGTAAAGGCACAAGATAGAACGAAAACAGTTCTTGAAAAAATACGAAAATATTTAGGAAAAAATATATTAGGTATCCACATGCTCGAAGTAGTGGCACGTGATAAAGCAATGCCTACTTTGCATAAAATAGCTAATTATGCAAAGAGAGCTTTGTCTAAGGGTTATAACTTCTCTGTCCGAGCTATCGACATAGCTACTAAAACAGTCGGTCGAATAGCTTCATTTGCACGAACATCCATACCCAAGTATCGTGACTTTTCCATAAGAGCTTTCGATAAAACTGCAAGAATAATTGGATCAGTTAAAAGAGCCTTGTTTTCTATTCCTACCGTAATCACTGTAACATTGGCTGCAGTAGGAGTCAGTAAATTAAAAGATGCTACCCTTGGTGCTTCAATGAACTTTGAAGGATACCGTACATCGATGGAACATTGGCTTGGAGGTAATACAAAACAAGCTGATGAATTGGTTACATGGATGGGTCAGTTTGCAGATAAAACACCATTTAGCTCGCCTGATTTATTCCCAGCCTTAGCAAGAGGTGTTGGATTAGCAGGAGGAAATGTTTCAGAAGCTCAAAAATTACTAACGATTGCAACGAATATGGCATCATTGACACCTGGTCGGACTGTAGAAGACGCCATGGAAGCACTTGGTGGTGCTCAAATGGGCGAATTTGAAATGCTCAAGGGTTATAACATTAAAATGAGCAAAGATAAATATGACAGTATAGGTGGATGGGATGGATTAGTTAAAGAAATAGACAGCAAATTTGAAGGTGGTGCTGAAAAGCTCTCCGCAACATCAGCTGGTATTCTTGCAACTTTAGCTGGATATCGTGGTTCTATTTTTCGTTCATTAGGTGATGGTCTTTTAGAGCCAATGAAACCTAGATTAAATGCAATTAGTGATTGGTTAGATAATAACCAAGAAACATGGGGCAAATGGAAGAAAACAGTACAGAAGGCAGGAGAAGATGCATCTGAATGGCTATTTTCCAAACTTGAAAATGCTTTCTCTCATATCCGCATTAATTATCTAGAAAATGATGACTTTAAAAAGCTGGATTTTGAAGGCAAGGTCAAATTTATCATGGATGACCTAAGTGTTTGGTGGGATAAAACTGGAAAACCGCTACTTCTTGATATATCAAAGAGTGTTGGAAAAGCTGTGTTCGATGGTGTTGTCTGGGGTATATCAGAAGGATTTAAAGGGTTAGGTAGTATGTGGGCCGATGCATTTAAGGATCCTAGTGTAGGAGGATTTACAAGTGCTGGGTTAGCTACTGCTGTTGCTGGTTCCATTCTTTCTTTAGTTTTAGGTCCATTATTTAGAGGAATAAGCGGTATATTTAAGGCTGGAAAATGGTTTTGGGATCAAGGTAAGAAGGTTGGTGGATTATTTAGTAAAGGCACTCGAAAAACACCACCAGTTGTAACTCCAGTACCTAAAGGCAAAGGCGGTAATATACCAAAAGGTGGTCCTATAGGAAAGAGAGGTAAGCCTGTTTATACACAGCCTTGGTTTGGTAAAGGAAATAAAGTTGACTTACCAAATGCTAATGATTTTAAAAATGTATCTAAACTAGGTGGCTTAGGAAAGGTTTTAGGAAAACTAAAAATACCTGTTATTGGTACAACGCTAGGTACACTATCCTTATTTGGTGCTGATAAAGGAGAGATACCAGGTATCCTTGGAGGTATGAGTGGAGGTATCGGTGGATCATCTCTAGGAGCAACAATAGGTACTGCTATAATGCCTGGTATTGGTACACTTATAGGTGGTTTATTAGGTGGCGTATTTGGATCGTTTGGTGGTGAAGCAATCACTACTTGGGTAGCTGATAACTGGTCGAACATTACAACATTTGTATCAGATGCAGGTACTTTCATCAAAGATGGATTTAGCAAAACTACTGAACTTATATCAGATACTATTTTTAATGGGTCATGGTGGTCCGATAAATGGCAAGATATTAAAAAGAAAACAGAAGGTACTGTGTTTGACGGTGCTTGGTGGACTGGCAAATGGGACAAAATTAAGGAGAAAACAGAAGGTACAATATTTGATGGATCATGGTGGAGTAGTAAGTGGGACGATACCAAAAATTGGGCATCAGAAAAATGGAGTAATGCTACCGATTTATGGAATAAAACAAAAGAAACCATAGGAAATACTTTATTTAGCGGAGACTGGTGGTCCAAAAAATGGAACAATGTAAAAGACTTTGCAACTTCTACTTTTTTAAGTGCCAGTTGGTGGGCTGAACAAGCTGGGTTTGTTTGGGGTTACCTTGAAGGTACAATATTTAGTGGAGAATGGTGGTCTGGTCATTGGGATAAAGTCAAGGAGCTTACCGAAGGAACTATTTTTGATGGAGCTTGGTGGAGTGAAAAATGGACTGCTGTAACTGACTGGGCTTCTGAAAAATGGGAAGGCGCTCAAGCAATATGGGATTCTATCACTACAAAAATTGGAGAAACTGTTTTTAACGGCGAGTGGTGGAGAGGTCACTGGGATTCTGTAAAAGCTTGGGGTCAGGAAAAATGGGACTCCGCCCAAGAAGTTTGGGATTCCGTTAAGGAAAGAATGAAAAATACCATCTTCAACGGCGAGTGGTGGCTAGGACATTGGGATTCTGTAAAAGCATGGGCTCAAAAGAAGTGGGACTCTGCACAGGAAATCTGGGATTCAGTCACTACTAAGATTAATGAAACTATCTTCAATGGTGAGTGGTGGAAAGGTCACTGGGACTCCGTAAAAGGTTGGGCACAATCCAAATGGGACGAGGCTCAGGTAATATGGGACTCAATTAAGGAAAAATGGGAAAAATCCATCTTTCATAAAGATTATTGGATAAAGAAATGGGATGACGTAACTGCTTGGACCGCTGACAAGTGGGACAAAGCCAAGGAAATTTGGGAAAATGTAAAAGAAGGTTTAGGCAACACACTATTCAGTAAGGATTGGTGGGTTGATGGTTGGAATGATGTAGTAGGCTGGACTCAGAAAACACTAGGTAAAGTAGGTGACTGGGTTGGCGGTCTAATTGATGGTGTTAAAGAAAGTTTTGCAACTGGTAGAGAAAAAGGAAAAAAGGCAGCTAAAGGAGAATCTAAACCATCTCCAAAACCGACAAGTAGTGGAATCGGAGTTGGAGCTATTTCAGGAATTTCACCTTCTAAACAATATGCTAATGGAGGTATGATTAATCGTCCACATCTTGGATTAGTCGATGAAGCAGGACCTGAGATGATTATTCCTCTATCCGAAAGTCGTAGAAATAGAGCAATGGATCTCTATAACCAAACTGGAAAAATGTTAGGTGTTCGTCCTTATGCGGATGGCGGAAAAGTTGGAGGTTCTGTTGTTACTCCTAAAGCTCAAACTTTAGAAGCGTCCGTTAATATTGGCTCGTTATCTGTTCGAAGTGTGAATAAAGAAGCTAAATTATATGGAGAAGCATTTACTGGTTCAGTTGCTAAAGGTATTAACAACAACATAATATCCTTGAACAATTGGAAGAAAAACAACATCGAAAATCCAATGCAAGGTGTTATTCAAGAAGCAGTAGGTTTCGGATCTAGTACTGTTACCTCTTTTAGTCGTGGACAAAATACAACACCTACCAAAACTAATGCATACCTGGATAAACAAGTGAGAAATCCGTTTAAAGTTATTGAAGGTGGAGCTTCAGCTCATGGGTCTAGTACAATATCCAAATTCCGTGCTGGTCAAAACGCAACACAGACTGGAACAAGACTATATTTAGTATCTAATGTGCATACTCCATTCGAGGAAACGAAAGCAAAAGGATCTGGATGGGGTTCTGGTGCAATCGGTGAATTTGTTGCTGGAATGAAGTCGAAAGCAGTTGATGTAGAAAAAACAGCTAGTATACTAGCTGAATCAGTAGAACAAGCATTTCGGAGAAAGTTAGGTATTCATTCCCCATCAAGAGTTTTATATGGACTAGGGGTCGATTCAAACCAAGGTTTTGTTAATGGATTGGGTGCAATTGATCTTGAGAAATTTGCAAATAAGCAAGTAAGTGGATTAATTGGTGTGTATGCTAGTCAAGCTCCTAATTTTGGCTCAGCGTTTACCATGTCAAGTGGATTTGGTCCACGTAAGAGCCCTGGTGGTATTGGTTCGACGAATCACAAAGGTGTAGATTTTGCTGCTTCTATGGGTACACCAATACCTGCACAAGCACCAGGAATGGTATCGTTTGCAGGGTGGCAAGGTGGATACGGTAATATAGTAAGAATTACTGGCATTGATGGTATGGAATACCTGTATGCGCATAATTCGAAAAATCTTGTTACTAGAGGAGATATTGTATCAAAAGGACAAATCATAGGATTAGTCGGAAGCACAGGAAATAGCACTGGTCCTCATGTCCATTATGAAACACGAAGAAATGGCCAAGCTATTAATCCTATGGCGATGGCTGGATTATTTAATACTTCGAAGGTGAAAGGCTATTGGACCGGAACAAGAGGACCATTGCGTAGTGGCCAAACTGCTTGGGTGGGTGAACGTGGTCCAGAACTGATTAACTTACCTAGAGGGTCTGAAGTTCTTTCAAATCGTGAAAGTAAACGTGTCTCATCTGATCACGTTGCAGCTGCTACAGGAGTGTCTAGAGGAAGGTCTTCTTCAGTGAAAAAAAGGGATATTGTTATCCAGTTTAATGGAGATAACAACTTATACAATGATCAAGATACAGACAATTTTGTAGGTAAAGTGAAGAAAGCAGTTGAGGAAATATTAACTGATGAGTACAACGAGGGAGGGGAACTGGTCATTAATGAGTAA
- a CDS encoding ketopantoate hydroxymethyltransferase gives MINHSFINDVANYIEQRISSVRLNNSYIIDQFVVKESQNCCVAMEILVPYGSVDTINVIDLLDENGEVISTNDVVVPITSDTVILHVFEVEEG, from the coding sequence TTGATTAACCATTCATTTATAAATGATGTGGCAAATTATATTGAACAACGGATATCATCTGTTCGTCTAAACAATTCTTATATTATCGATCAATTTGTTGTTAAAGAATCTCAAAATTGTTGTGTGGCCATGGAGATATTAGTTCCGTATGGCAGTGTAGATACAATTAATGTAATTGATTTGTTGGACGAAAACGGTGAGGTCATAAGTACAAACGATGTAGTAGTACCAATCACATCAGATACGGTAATATTACACGTATTTGAAGTAGAGGAGGGATAA
- a CDS encoding putative phage tail protein — protein sequence MNRLLERLPIFLHNLREFKVSTEIGSKEFDQLEAKINQILDDQFIETSSLEAIERRENMLKIIADPSTESLENRRIRVLNRYQTKPPFTKRYLQQQLDTLLGIARSNVTINPEAFILTVTTSIDDAFLFKEMEYTINTVKPANMLYQQETSLRDKIIIKESAKKQVLTRNTRLGTTWKLGRTPWADRGEEVVIFD from the coding sequence GTGAATCGACTTCTTGAGAGACTACCTATTTTTCTTCATAATCTTAGAGAATTTAAAGTTTCAACTGAGATAGGATCAAAAGAGTTTGATCAGTTAGAAGCGAAAATTAATCAAATACTTGATGATCAATTTATTGAAACATCTTCACTTGAAGCAATTGAACGTCGAGAAAATATGCTCAAAATCATTGCTGATCCATCAACAGAATCTTTAGAGAATAGACGGATAAGGGTACTAAATCGATATCAAACAAAGCCACCATTTACTAAACGATATCTGCAGCAGCAATTAGATACGTTGCTTGGTATAGCCAGATCAAATGTAACAATAAACCCAGAAGCATTCATCTTAACTGTAACTACTAGTATAGATGATGCTTTTTTATTCAAAGAAATGGAGTACACCATAAATACCGTCAAACCTGCAAATATGCTCTATCAGCAAGAAACATCGCTTAGGGATAAGATCATCATAAAAGAGTCAGCCAAGAAACAGGTGCTTACTCGTAATACAAGGCTAGGTACGACATGGAAGCTTGGAAGAACACCGTGGGCTGATAGAGGAGAAGAGGTGGTCATATTTGATTAA